In Verrucomicrobiia bacterium, a genomic segment contains:
- a CDS encoding Gfo/Idh/MocA family oxidoreductase codes for MSKPLHQLRVGVIGTGFIGPVHIEALKRLGVQVTAICGSTKNAKATAEKWGIPEVYGDYDYEAMYRSPNVDVIHITSPNKVHVEQSLAALKAGKHVVCEKPLGMTAKETVKVVKAVQKANAPVFAVNYMCRFFPAVLQMRAMVARGDLGEIIHVQGHFFQDWLLQATDYNWRLLASEGGKLRAVGDIGTHWIDAVSFMLGTKAEAVFAHLETFHKTRYRPKGEVQTFAKIDPKTMVPYAVDTEDFGTVLLKFGQAKHGFVNGTHANASISQVAAGWKCSLALGIYGTKGSVRWDLQQPNEILVGRRDEPNQILQRATAGFSEDVAGFTDYPGGHPEGFPDSHKMHYRAVYEHIASGRKTAVLFATAADGHHEVQLCEAILKSSEGKKWVKLK; via the coding sequence ATGAGCAAACCATTGCATCAACTGCGCGTGGGCGTCATCGGCACGGGATTCATCGGGCCGGTGCATATCGAGGCGCTGAAACGGCTGGGCGTGCAGGTCACGGCGATCTGCGGTTCCACGAAGAACGCGAAAGCGACGGCGGAGAAGTGGGGCATCCCGGAGGTGTATGGGGATTACGATTACGAGGCGATGTATCGTTCGCCGAATGTGGATGTCATCCATATCACATCGCCGAACAAGGTGCATGTGGAGCAATCGCTCGCGGCGTTGAAAGCGGGCAAGCATGTGGTGTGTGAGAAGCCGCTGGGCATGACAGCGAAGGAGACGGTGAAGGTGGTCAAGGCGGTGCAGAAGGCGAATGCGCCAGTGTTCGCGGTGAATTACATGTGCCGGTTTTTCCCGGCGGTATTGCAGATGCGGGCGATGGTGGCTCGGGGTGATCTGGGCGAGATCATCCATGTGCAGGGGCATTTTTTCCAGGACTGGTTGTTACAGGCGACGGATTACAACTGGCGTTTGCTGGCGAGTGAGGGTGGCAAGCTGCGCGCGGTGGGTGACATAGGCACGCACTGGATCGATGCGGTGTCGTTCATGTTGGGGACGAAGGCGGAGGCGGTGTTCGCGCATCTGGAGACGTTTCACAAGACGCGTTACCGGCCGAAGGGTGAGGTGCAGACGTTCGCAAAGATTGATCCGAAGACGATGGTGCCTTACGCTGTGGACACGGAAGATTTTGGAACGGTGCTGCTGAAGTTCGGCCAGGCGAAGCATGGTTTCGTGAATGGCACGCATGCGAATGCGAGCATCTCGCAGGTGGCGGCGGGGTGGAAGTGCAGTCTGGCGCTGGGCATCTACGGAACCAAGGGAAGTGTGCGGTGGGATTTGCAGCAGCCGAATGAGATTTTGGTGGGACGCCGCGATGAGCCGAACCAGATCCTCCAACGGGCTACGGCCGGGTTCAGTGAAGATGTTGCGGGTTTCACGGATTATCCGGGCGGGCATCCGGAAGGGTTTCCGGACAGTCACAAGATGCATTATCGCGCGGTGTATGAGCACATCGCGAGCGGGCGCAAGACGGCGGTGCTGTTTGCGACGGCGGCGGATGGGCACCATGAGGTGCAGTTGTGCGAGGCGATTCTCAAGAGCAGTGAGGGAAAAAAGTGGGTCAAATTGAAGTGA
- a CDS encoding GntR family transcriptional regulator, whose amino-acid sequence MTVARETELVRDPVYHQLHDRLRVLLSKGEYGPGAKFLTEREISTKYRVSRVTANKALSHLVVSGALEFRKGVGTFVRAGGLQNDLRQLVSFTEKAEACGLKPATKVLSHQITKAGEVRAEVGEALKIETEEALHYFERLRLADEEPVILERRFVVARFCPRLTKAQLKGSLYALLEDELGIRLGGAEQTIRALSLPAADAKLLGVSTGTAALWVRATGFTALGEPLWLEDTLYRADRYEFQNVLGARQQSGPARPKLGAQPEFFAFGK is encoded by the coding sequence ATGACAGTTGCGCGAGAAACAGAGCTGGTAAGGGACCCGGTCTATCATCAGTTGCATGACCGGTTGCGGGTGTTGTTGAGCAAGGGTGAGTATGGGCCGGGGGCGAAGTTTCTGACGGAGCGGGAGATCTCCACGAAGTATCGGGTGAGCCGGGTGACGGCGAACAAGGCGTTATCGCATCTGGTGGTTTCAGGGGCGTTGGAGTTTCGCAAGGGTGTGGGGACCTTTGTGCGGGCCGGTGGTTTGCAGAATGATTTGAGGCAGTTGGTGAGTTTCACGGAGAAGGCGGAGGCTTGTGGATTGAAGCCGGCGACGAAGGTGTTGAGTCATCAGATCACAAAGGCGGGTGAGGTGCGGGCGGAGGTGGGTGAGGCGCTGAAGATCGAGACGGAAGAGGCGCTGCATTATTTCGAGCGGTTGCGGTTGGCGGATGAGGAGCCAGTGATCCTTGAGCGGCGGTTTGTGGTGGCGCGGTTTTGTCCACGGCTGACGAAGGCGCAGTTGAAGGGTTCGCTGTATGCATTGTTGGAGGATGAGTTGGGTATACGACTGGGTGGCGCGGAACAGACCATCCGGGCCTTGAGCTTGCCCGCAGCAGATGCGAAGCTGCTGGGCGTCTCCACTGGAACGGCTGCACTATGGGTGCGGGCCACTGGTTTCACGGCACTTGGCGAACCGCTGTGGTTAGAAGATACGCTATACCGGGCGGATCGGTATGAGTTTCAGAACGTTTTGGGGGCACGACAGCAGAGCGGGCCAGCGCGTCCGAAGCTGGGTGCGCAACCGGAATTTTTCGCTTTTGGGAAGTAA
- a CDS encoding fibronectin type III domain-containing protein — protein sequence MHRLLSLFLLAFAIPATAQVERIWLTHKSATPSHIVISWQTKHPGDSIVEFGTSDQLGETVKVSGSQTLHHVEIPLKQTDATYHYRVKTGTQVSEIATFKGYPTKELRVALVADWGFAKPDFTALKKDDIHLLLTSGDNVPSLHQFCGAGVTNCTKAFSTLIDSQLDLFRSTPFLPALGNHDREIRPRGPKPPAENVYDTNALAYRTFFELPGDEWKWTFDIPGFDARFIALDLNHIQDIGTTWQTCHALAEGSEQLKWYEDTMNSTKAGHVITIYNEKNSSIRFQAKGKWGQFIQKGSLAITGFGYFAERAEVDGFSYYNTALKGNGDKYPDPKSAFFASEHSYILLTFKKETGEMTVALKAMDGRVLDQKTFQKRKP from the coding sequence ATGCATCGCTTGTTGAGCCTTTTTCTTTTGGCATTCGCCATCCCCGCCACGGCGCAGGTGGAGCGCATCTGGTTGACGCACAAATCCGCCACGCCTTCGCATATCGTCATCAGTTGGCAAACTAAACATCCCGGCGACTCCATCGTCGAATTCGGCACCTCCGACCAACTCGGTGAAACCGTAAAAGTCTCCGGCTCACAAACCCTCCATCACGTCGAGATTCCGCTAAAGCAAACCGACGCCACCTACCACTACCGCGTCAAAACCGGCACTCAAGTTTCTGAGATCGCCACGTTCAAAGGCTATCCCACCAAAGAACTCCGCGTCGCCCTCGTCGCCGATTGGGGCTTCGCGAAACCCGACTTCACCGCGCTGAAGAAAGACGATATCCACCTCCTCCTCACCTCTGGCGATAACGTCCCCAGCCTTCATCAATTCTGCGGTGCGGGCGTCACCAACTGCACCAAAGCTTTCAGCACTCTAATCGACTCCCAGCTTGACCTTTTCCGCAGCACACCTTTCCTGCCCGCCCTCGGAAATCACGACCGCGAGATCCGTCCACGCGGTCCCAAACCACCCGCAGAGAATGTTTACGATACCAACGCCCTCGCCTACCGCACCTTCTTCGAATTGCCCGGTGATGAATGGAAATGGACCTTCGACATCCCCGGCTTCGATGCCCGCTTCATCGCCCTCGATCTGAATCATATCCAAGACATCGGCACCACTTGGCAAACCTGCCACGCCCTCGCCGAAGGCTCCGAGCAATTGAAGTGGTATGAAGACACGATGAACTCCACCAAAGCGGGCCACGTCATCACCATCTACAACGAAAAGAATTCCTCTATCCGATTCCAAGCCAAAGGCAAATGGGGCCAGTTCATCCAGAAAGGCTCCCTTGCCATCACCGGCTTCGGTTACTTCGCCGAACGTGCCGAAGTGGATGGCTTCAGCTACTACAACACCGCCCTCAAAGGCAACGGCGATAAATACCCCGACCCCAAATCCGCCTTCTTCGCCAGCGAACACAGCTACATCCTCCTCACCTTCAAAAAAGAAACCGGCGAGATGACCGTCGCCTTAAAAGCTATGGACGGTCGTGTGCTCGACCAAAAGACATTTCAGAAACGAAAACCTTAA
- a CDS encoding histidine phosphatase family protein produces the protein MKSARIGLIRHFEVATPMPSGWLTSADLSRWLDDYNRAEVIRKPLDLGGITWRKCLSSDLPRAYTTAQAAFSGTVQQMPELREAEFLPFATGQLRMPLLAWRLMLRLAWLSSHKSQHTAKTAFMSRLNFLSTEVLAKTQEDTLIVSHAGMMAFLRKELLKHGYTGPKFNIAENAKLYVFKKHP, from the coding sequence ATGAAATCAGCCCGCATCGGCCTTATCCGCCATTTCGAAGTCGCCACGCCCATGCCCTCCGGCTGGTTGACTTCCGCGGACCTGTCCCGCTGGCTAGACGATTACAACCGCGCTGAGGTCATCCGCAAACCACTCGACCTCGGCGGCATCACTTGGCGCAAATGCCTCTCCAGCGATCTCCCGCGTGCCTACACCACTGCCCAAGCCGCCTTCTCCGGCACCGTCCAGCAGATGCCCGAACTGCGCGAAGCCGAATTCCTCCCCTTCGCCACTGGCCAACTCCGCATGCCCCTGCTCGCCTGGCGCCTGATGCTCCGCCTCGCCTGGCTTAGCTCCCATAAATCCCAGCACACCGCCAAGACCGCTTTCATGAGTCGTCTAAACTTCCTCTCCACCGAAGTCCTCGCCAAGACTCAGGAGGACACCCTCATCGTCAGCCACGCTGGCATGATGGCCTTCCTCCGCAAAGAACTCCTCAAACACGGCTACACCGGCCCCAAATTCAACATAGCCGAAAACGCCAAACTCTACGTCTTCAAAAAACACCCGTAG
- a CDS encoding alpha/beta hydrolase: MKNERTTRLITGLNRSTNRCYLSLCLALAFFISLSAFAAEPKVLKYIPYKPGSDLTAYEQERCKLDLYLPAKPGFPTLVWFHGGALKTGDADMEFTQKIARSLVDAEIGFVIVHYRYSPKVTYPAYLQDAAASFAWTVTNIAKHGGNPEKVFLGGHSAGGYLAAIVGLDAKRLKEFGLPLESVAGIIPVSGQMMTHYTIREERGLEKYNVIADEAAPIYHVRKVTPPMLVLYADKDMATREEENVYFVSTMKAAGNKRVQGVLVKDRDHGSIARNIANAEDPARLAIVNFITEASLEREKSKAAK, translated from the coding sequence ATGAAAAACGAACGCACAACGCGCCTGATCACCGGCCTCAACCGGTCAACGAATCGCTGTTACCTGTCGCTGTGCCTCGCCCTCGCCTTTTTCATCTCGCTCTCAGCTTTCGCCGCTGAACCCAAAGTCCTCAAATACATCCCCTACAAACCCGGCAGCGACCTCACTGCTTACGAGCAAGAACGCTGCAAGCTGGACCTGTATCTGCCTGCCAAACCCGGCTTCCCCACCCTCGTTTGGTTCCACGGAGGCGCCTTGAAGACCGGCGATGCTGACATGGAATTCACCCAGAAGATCGCCCGATCGCTCGTGGATGCCGAAATCGGCTTCGTGATTGTTCATTACCGTTACAGCCCAAAAGTGACCTATCCCGCGTATTTACAAGATGCCGCTGCATCCTTCGCGTGGACTGTCACGAACATCGCGAAACACGGCGGTAACCCCGAGAAAGTTTTCCTGGGCGGTCATTCGGCCGGTGGTTACCTCGCCGCCATCGTGGGCTTGGATGCCAAACGACTGAAAGAGTTCGGCCTCCCGCTGGAGAGCGTCGCCGGTATCATCCCCGTCAGCGGCCAGATGATGACGCACTACACCATCCGTGAGGAGCGCGGTTTGGAAAAATATAATGTCATCGCAGATGAAGCCGCGCCCATTTATCACGTGCGTAAAGTAACTCCGCCCATGCTCGTTCTCTATGCGGACAAGGACATGGCCACCCGCGAGGAAGAGAATGTCTATTTCGTCTCCACCATGAAAGCCGCTGGAAACAAGCGCGTGCAAGGCGTCCTGGTGAAAGACCGCGATCACGGCAGCATCGCCCGTAACATTGCGAATGCCGAAGACCCCGCCCGCCTCGCCATCGTAAACTTTATCACCGAAGCCTCCCTTGAACGCGAAAAGTCAAAAGCAGCGAAATGA
- the alaS gene encoding alanine--tRNA ligase, with amino-acid sequence MSSHSPKTSTEIRQSFLDFFKSKQHTIVPSSSLMPDSPNLLFTNAGMNQFVPIFLGERKADVSQWAGAVPGSDTRAADTQKCIRAGGKHNDLDDVGLDTYHHTFFEMLGNWSFGDYFKKEAIDWAWELVVQVWKFPPQRLYATIYQPDKSKNDPADRDEEAWGYWAEKFQSVGLDPAIHIVNGNKKDNFWMMGETGPCGPCTEIHVDLRPGPIATDLDAQISGAKLVNGSDARCIEIWNNVFIQYNANPDGTFSPLPAKHVDTGMGFERVTSIIQGTKFLTDFQNAKISNYETDIFRPIFDEIEKLSGKKYGSTLPKAGSTGDTEQEKIDVAFRVIADHIRTLSFAIADGIQPGNNDRNYVLRRILRRAVRYGRTLGFHEPFFYKLVDVLAVHFGDVFPEIRTRKAHVQEVLKREEEAFNKTLDRGIALFNENTAKISGQVSGNFAFTLYDTYGFPLDLTELMARERGLSVDKAGFDKFMEEQKAMARAAQKKTVIELSQIETQTPTKFIGFDALNTEAKVVEVVELKDKTAVVLDTTSCYAEMGGQVGDTGELTGSGQLWRVSDTKKTGNTFLHFLEQGDAPAVGASVTLSVDPARRHAVERHHSVTHLLHWALHEVASKEASQKGSAVGPDKLTFDFNSAPLTAQQVTDIEKLVNERILENAAVSWTEVPYAEVKKNAGIMQFFGDKYGDIVRVVQIGGEAKALNGYSMELCGGTHVRGTGEIGLFRINSESAVSAGVRRIEAVAGLSAYQIAREQAELLKTLAGKMNAPLGEIEKKLDALLAHQKDLEKALKAAAQREAAQTAKSLLAKVETINGTPLIAANVGNADGDTVQTIVDSLKSEFKGVIVLGGVNNGAVALIAAVTPDFTAKVQAGKIIQTIAPIVGGKGGGKPDNARGGGKDGSKINEALEKVKTLLV; translated from the coding sequence ATGAGCAGCCACTCTCCCAAGACGAGCACCGAGATCCGTCAGTCGTTCCTCGATTTCTTCAAATCGAAGCAGCACACCATCGTCCCCTCGTCCAGCCTCATGCCGGACAGCCCGAACCTGCTCTTCACGAACGCCGGCATGAACCAGTTCGTGCCTATCTTCCTCGGTGAACGTAAGGCCGACGTCTCCCAGTGGGCTGGTGCAGTCCCCGGTAGCGACACGCGCGCCGCAGACACGCAGAAATGCATCCGCGCCGGTGGCAAGCATAACGATCTCGATGACGTCGGTTTGGACACCTATCACCACACGTTCTTCGAGATGCTCGGCAACTGGTCCTTCGGCGATTACTTCAAGAAAGAAGCCATCGACTGGGCGTGGGAACTTGTGGTGCAAGTCTGGAAATTCCCGCCACAACGCCTCTACGCCACCATCTATCAACCGGACAAATCGAAGAACGATCCTGCTGATCGCGATGAAGAAGCGTGGGGCTATTGGGCCGAGAAGTTTCAATCCGTGGGCCTCGATCCCGCCATCCACATCGTCAATGGCAACAAGAAGGATAACTTCTGGATGATGGGCGAGACTGGTCCCTGCGGTCCCTGCACCGAGATCCACGTGGATCTCCGCCCCGGCCCCATCGCCACGGACCTCGACGCTCAAATCTCCGGTGCGAAGCTCGTGAATGGCTCCGATGCCCGCTGCATCGAGATCTGGAACAACGTCTTCATCCAATACAATGCGAACCCGGACGGCACGTTCTCACCGCTGCCCGCGAAGCATGTGGACACCGGCATGGGCTTCGAACGCGTGACCAGCATCATCCAAGGCACGAAGTTCCTCACGGATTTCCAGAACGCCAAGATCTCCAACTACGAGACGGACATCTTCCGCCCGATCTTCGACGAGATCGAAAAGTTGAGCGGCAAGAAATATGGCTCCACGCTCCCGAAAGCTGGCTCCACCGGCGACACCGAGCAGGAGAAGATCGACGTGGCCTTCCGCGTCATCGCCGATCACATCCGCACGCTCAGCTTCGCGATTGCCGACGGTATCCAACCGGGCAACAACGACCGCAACTACGTCCTCCGCCGCATCCTACGCCGCGCCGTGCGCTATGGCCGCACCCTCGGCTTCCACGAACCGTTCTTCTACAAGCTCGTGGATGTCCTAGCCGTTCACTTCGGCGATGTCTTCCCGGAAATCCGCACCCGCAAAGCACACGTGCAGGAAGTGCTAAAACGTGAAGAGGAAGCATTCAACAAGACATTGGATCGTGGTATCGCTCTCTTCAACGAGAACACGGCAAAAATCTCAGGCCAAGTGTCAGGCAACTTCGCTTTCACTCTGTATGACACTTACGGTTTTCCGCTCGACCTCACTGAGCTTATGGCTCGCGAACGCGGGTTGTCTGTCGATAAGGCTGGCTTCGACAAGTTCATGGAAGAGCAGAAGGCAATGGCCCGTGCTGCTCAAAAGAAAACCGTCATCGAGCTTTCCCAGATCGAAACGCAAACACCCACGAAGTTCATCGGCTTCGACGCCTTGAACACCGAAGCAAAGGTCGTCGAAGTCGTCGAGTTGAAGGACAAGACGGCGGTCGTTTTGGACACCACTTCCTGCTACGCCGAGATGGGTGGTCAGGTCGGTGACACCGGTGAACTCACCGGCTCCGGCCAGCTCTGGCGCGTATCGGATACGAAGAAGACCGGCAACACGTTCTTGCATTTCCTCGAACAAGGTGATGCTCCCGCCGTCGGTGCGAGCGTGACCTTGTCCGTGGATCCCGCGCGTCGTCACGCTGTCGAGCGTCATCACAGCGTCACACACTTGCTCCACTGGGCCTTGCACGAAGTCGCCAGCAAAGAAGCCTCGCAGAAAGGTTCCGCCGTGGGACCAGACAAGCTGACCTTCGACTTCAACAGCGCCCCGCTCACTGCGCAGCAAGTCACAGACATCGAGAAGCTGGTGAATGAACGCATCCTCGAAAACGCCGCCGTCTCTTGGACGGAAGTGCCTTACGCCGAGGTGAAGAAGAACGCGGGCATCATGCAGTTCTTCGGTGACAAGTATGGCGACATCGTGCGCGTAGTGCAGATCGGCGGCGAAGCGAAAGCTTTGAACGGTTACTCCATGGAACTCTGTGGCGGCACCCACGTGCGCGGCACCGGCGAGATCGGTTTGTTCCGCATCAACAGCGAATCCGCCGTCTCCGCTGGCGTACGCCGTATCGAAGCCGTCGCCGGTCTCAGCGCCTACCAGATCGCCCGAGAACAGGCCGAACTCCTCAAGACTCTTGCTGGCAAAATGAACGCCCCGCTCGGCGAGATCGAGAAGAAGCTCGACGCCCTGCTCGCGCATCAGAAGGACTTGGAGAAAGCCCTGAAAGCCGCCGCCCAACGCGAAGCCGCACAGACCGCCAAGAGTCTGCTTGCCAAGGTAGAAACCATCAACGGCACCCCGCTCATCGCCGCGAACGTCGGCAATGCGGACGGCGACACCGTCCAGACCATCGTGGACTCGCTCAAGAGCGAGTTCAAAGGCGTGATCGTCCTCGGCGGCGTGAACAACGGCGCCGTGGCCCTCATCGCCGCCGTGACCCCTGACTTCACCGCCAAGGTGCAAGCCGGTAAGATCATCCAGACCATCGCCCCCATCGTCGGCGGCAAAGGCGGCGGTAAACCCGACAATGCCCGCGGCGGCGGCAAAGACGGCAGCAAGATCAACGAGGCATTGGAGAAGGTGAAGACGCTGCTGGTCTAA
- a CDS encoding YdeI/OmpD-associated family protein, producing MDCSRARTHDPAEWLETCPEFSWPLAEKIHEWILTWEPDLTESIKWNMLCFTGRKLVCGISACKKHLGITFFRGTELPDPAKLFTPEANNTNIRSIRVTTLEGFNREAFRELVHAAVALDADPEAVPVPKLKPGTRAPWPIPDYFAAGLKKNKKANDHFQKLAPSCQREYIVWLATAKRPETQAKRLKETLGALSKGYKWIDRKKG from the coding sequence ATGGACTGCAGCCGCGCCCGCACTCACGACCCCGCTGAATGGCTCGAGACATGCCCGGAATTCTCCTGGCCACTCGCAGAAAAGATTCACGAATGGATCCTCACGTGGGAACCGGACCTCACCGAATCCATCAAGTGGAACATGCTCTGTTTCACCGGACGCAAACTCGTCTGCGGCATCAGCGCGTGCAAGAAACATCTCGGCATCACTTTCTTTCGCGGCACCGAATTACCTGACCCCGCCAAGCTCTTCACTCCAGAAGCGAACAATACGAACATCCGCAGCATCCGCGTGACCACACTGGAAGGCTTCAATCGCGAGGCCTTCCGTGAACTCGTCCACGCCGCCGTCGCCCTGGATGCTGATCCTGAAGCTGTCCCGGTTCCCAAGCTCAAACCCGGCACGCGCGCTCCATGGCCCATACCCGATTACTTCGCCGCCGGTTTAAAGAAAAACAAAAAGGCGAACGACCATTTTCAAAAGCTCGCCCCCTCCTGCCAGCGAGAATACATCGTCTGGCTCGCCACTGCCAAGCGTCCTGAAACTCAAGCAAAACGCCTTAAAGAAACTCTCGGTGCCTTGAGCAAAGGCTACAAATGGATCGACCGTAAAAAGGGATAA
- a CDS encoding phosphodiester glycosidase family protein, translated as MNSWPQILWWVAFGLVAFVFLGWRLSRGFFSELQGWRRLFLRGTIALVVGGLLTTGVTLGWYYLRPQPASVMQELFPGVTYVREARRGPRPVVIHVVTIDLKANGVGFLVTPGKPGEKHPLTARTTGEFAREFKTQIALNGDFFSPWFSNAPWDYYPRSGDPVTVHGIAASQGTIYTEGERKWDAPTLYISRDNKLSLIRPPASEVYNAISGNIFLVREGKRGPEPVPTSNTLEPRTAIGFDKEGTKLILVAVDGRQPRYSEGMNYDELIQVMVDQGAHSAINLDGGGSTALVVERSPGKWELLNCPIHTRIPGRERPSGNHLGVFVEKR; from the coding sequence GTGAACAGTTGGCCGCAGATACTGTGGTGGGTGGCCTTCGGGTTGGTGGCTTTTGTCTTCTTGGGCTGGCGGCTTTCGCGAGGTTTCTTCTCCGAACTTCAAGGATGGCGCAGGCTTTTCTTGCGAGGGACAATAGCTTTGGTGGTGGGCGGATTGCTCACGACAGGGGTGACGCTGGGTTGGTATTACCTGCGCCCGCAACCGGCATCGGTGATGCAGGAGCTGTTTCCTGGTGTTACGTATGTGAGGGAAGCGAGGAGGGGGCCACGCCCTGTGGTAATTCATGTGGTGACGATAGATTTGAAGGCGAACGGGGTGGGCTTTCTGGTGACGCCGGGAAAGCCTGGTGAGAAGCATCCGTTGACGGCGCGGACGACGGGTGAGTTCGCGCGTGAGTTCAAGACGCAGATCGCGCTGAACGGGGATTTTTTCTCGCCATGGTTCTCGAATGCGCCGTGGGATTATTACCCCCGCTCGGGCGATCCGGTCACGGTGCATGGCATCGCGGCATCGCAGGGGACAATCTATACCGAAGGGGAGCGTAAGTGGGACGCGCCGACTTTGTATATCAGCAGGGATAACAAGCTGTCACTTATCCGTCCTCCAGCGAGCGAGGTTTACAATGCCATCTCTGGAAATATTTTTCTCGTGCGTGAGGGAAAGAGGGGGCCGGAGCCGGTGCCGACAAGCAATACGCTGGAGCCGCGCACGGCGATTGGTTTCGATAAAGAGGGAACGAAGCTGATTCTCGTGGCAGTGGATGGGCGGCAGCCAAGGTATAGTGAAGGGATGAATTACGATGAGTTGATCCAGGTGATGGTGGATCAGGGGGCGCATTCGGCGATCAATCTCGATGGGGGTGGTTCAACGGCGTTGGTGGTGGAGCGTAGTCCGGGGAAGTGGGAGTTGCTGAATTGCCCGATCCATACACGGATACCGGGAAGGGAGAGGCCGTCAGGAAATCATCTAGGGGTGTTTGTGGAAAAACGCTAG
- a CDS encoding Rrf2 family transcriptional regulator, with protein sequence MKFSVKSDYAMRAVFGLARHYASGKAQRVESLAAEQGIPANFLTQILIELKSQQIVKSVRGKMGGYLLAKAPSEITVGDVLRCIHGTLLDTPAMSDPQCAPELRGVWQELGKVMNDTVNRITFQKLTESGSEYSI encoded by the coding sequence GTGAAATTCTCGGTGAAGAGCGATTATGCGATGCGGGCTGTCTTCGGCCTGGCGCGGCACTATGCGTCCGGTAAGGCGCAGCGCGTGGAATCGCTGGCGGCGGAGCAGGGCATCCCGGCGAACTTCCTCACGCAAATTCTCATCGAGCTGAAATCCCAGCAGATCGTGAAAAGTGTGCGCGGCAAGATGGGCGGTTACTTGCTGGCGAAGGCGCCTTCCGAGATCACGGTGGGCGATGTGTTGCGTTGCATCCATGGAACACTGCTGGACACCCCGGCGATGAGTGATCCGCAGTGCGCCCCGGAGCTGCGTGGCGTGTGGCAGGAACTGGGCAAGGTGATGAACGATACGGTGAACCGGATCACTTTCCAGAAGCTGACCGAAAGTGGATCGGAGTATTCCATCTGA
- a CDS encoding DUF485 domain-containing protein: MSSPSGEKPGEKFDMHSESFLHSLMRKQLKLSIACAATFMIALLGMPLLNYFAPEFMAKRIFGFTLSWFILGIAFFPYVWVISFYFIKRSMSLEEDEVKSVKGEK, from the coding sequence ATGTCATCCCCGTCTGGTGAAAAGCCCGGTGAAAAATTTGATATGCATAGCGAGTCATTTTTGCACTCGTTGATGCGCAAGCAGTTGAAGCTGTCCATCGCCTGCGCTGCGACTTTTATGATCGCGCTTCTGGGCATGCCGCTTTTGAACTATTTCGCACCGGAATTCATGGCCAAGCGCATCTTTGGCTTTACCCTGAGCTGGTTCATCTTGGGCATCGCCTTCTTCCCCTATGTCTGGGTCATCTCGTTTTATTTCATCAAACGCTCCATGTCCCTAGAAGAAGATGAAGTCAAATCGGTGAAAGGAGAGAAGTAA